The following coding sequences lie in one Cloacibacillus sp. genomic window:
- a CDS encoding TRAP transporter large permease: MISMGSLAAGLLLAFFIVGVPVPFALGGASALAMLFNGSSNMVIVCQRMFQGINSFPYLALPFFILAGNLMASGGISDRMITFATTVLGRLKGGLALVAILASMFFAAICGSCAAVCAAVGAVLIPGMLNKGYDKNFAAATVASGSSIGIIIPPSVPMILFCIAASVSVGDAFMAGMIPGVLFGAALMLVAYFVCGRNGYGTDGRRYSMREKARAFFDALPALMMPVIILGGIYGGIFTATEAACVAVVYGLIVGGLVYKELKLADMAKIFIDSAVASAGVLLIISCAAVFAMLLTREQIPMKITALMMSVVANKTLYLVIVNIIWIIMGMFMEISASVIILTPLLLPAALAFGINPYHFGVMMITNLAIGMVTPPFGLCLFVISDIAKVKLMPLLKNVTPYLIAMLVTLFAICAFPQLSLFLISR, encoded by the coding sequence CGTCGGGGTTCCCGTTCCGTTCGCTCTGGGCGGCGCGTCAGCGCTGGCGATGCTGTTCAACGGCAGCTCAAATATGGTAATAGTCTGCCAGCGCATGTTCCAGGGGATCAACTCCTTCCCCTACCTCGCCCTGCCCTTCTTTATACTGGCGGGTAACCTGATGGCCAGCGGAGGCATCTCCGACCGCATGATCACCTTTGCCACGACAGTTTTAGGCCGGCTTAAAGGGGGATTGGCGCTGGTCGCGATACTCGCCTCCATGTTTTTCGCTGCGATCTGCGGCTCCTGCGCCGCCGTCTGCGCGGCTGTCGGCGCGGTGCTCATCCCCGGCATGCTGAACAAGGGGTATGACAAAAATTTTGCCGCGGCGACCGTCGCCAGCGGCTCCAGCATCGGCATAATCATTCCGCCTAGCGTTCCGATGATACTCTTCTGCATCGCCGCCAGCGTCTCCGTAGGCGACGCCTTCATGGCCGGTATGATTCCCGGAGTTCTTTTCGGCGCGGCGCTGATGCTGGTGGCGTACTTCGTCTGCGGACGCAACGGTTATGGCACGGACGGGAGACGCTATTCGATGCGTGAAAAGGCGCGCGCCTTTTTTGACGCTCTGCCCGCTCTCATGATGCCGGTCATAATCCTTGGCGGTATCTACGGAGGAATATTCACCGCCACCGAGGCTGCCTGCGTCGCCGTCGTCTACGGACTGATAGTCGGCGGTTTGGTATATAAGGAACTGAAGCTTGCCGATATGGCAAAGATATTCATCGATTCTGCCGTCGCCTCCGCTGGCGTGCTGCTGATAATATCCTGCGCGGCGGTCTTTGCCATGCTGCTTACGAGAGAGCAGATACCGATGAAAATCACGGCTCTGATGATGAGCGTCGTCGCGAACAAGACGCTGTATCTGGTCATCGTCAATATCATATGGATAATAATGGGAATGTTCATGGAAATCAGCGCCTCGGTGATAATCCTGACTCCCCTGCTGCTGCCGGCGGCCCTGGCCTTCGGGATAAACCCCTACCATTTTGGCGTGATGATGATCACCAATCTGGCTATCGGCATGGTGACGCCGCCGTTCGGGCTCTGCCTCTTCGTCATCAGCGACATCGCGAAAGTCAAACTGATGCCGCTGCTAAAGAATGTAACGCCATATCTAATAGCAATGTTGGTAACGCTGTTCGCGATATGCGCCTTCCCGCAGCTTTCCCTGTTCCTGATCAGCCGGTAA
- a CDS encoding mandelate racemase/muconate lactonizing enzyme family protein, translated as MIIRGYKVHHVSKKLSKPLPNAVYALEYIEHVFLELDIGEFTGVGMAYTFNPDQAEAMKILVEGYCWNLVGKDSTYIRKYWQQAQGTMGGCGQTGLPMSAYAAVDTALWDLLAQEAGKPLYQLLGAKTDTLPVYGSGGWLVPLEEMIEEALEFKREGYTKYKLKLGFPDWRQDISRLTALREAVGDDFEIMVDVNQGWNVKLALEIIPELQRLGINYLEEPLHCQDYKGSAELVQSTSMRICSGECLFTTREIFELLRLRGADIINLDLMRCGGVTEFIEVCSLAGAFRVPVTAHVLMEVSAHIMAASPTGGLLEYIPDWWAGAFELAPVAKAGELKLLDIPGLGIKLNHDYINAYNYQR; from the coding sequence TTGATCATACGAGGCTATAAAGTCCATCACGTATCGAAAAAGCTGAGCAAGCCGCTTCCAAACGCGGTCTATGCCCTGGAATACATCGAACATGTGTTTTTGGAGCTCGACATCGGAGAATTTACCGGCGTAGGCATGGCGTATACCTTTAACCCAGACCAGGCCGAAGCGATGAAAATTCTCGTCGAGGGCTACTGCTGGAATTTAGTCGGCAAAGATTCAACATATATCCGGAAATACTGGCAGCAGGCGCAGGGCACGATGGGCGGCTGCGGCCAGACGGGACTGCCGATGTCGGCCTATGCCGCCGTAGACACCGCGCTGTGGGACCTGCTGGCCCAGGAGGCCGGCAAGCCGCTGTACCAGCTGCTTGGCGCGAAGACGGACACTCTGCCCGTTTACGGGAGCGGCGGCTGGCTGGTGCCGCTGGAGGAGATGATCGAAGAGGCGCTTGAATTTAAACGTGAAGGCTATACAAAGTACAAGCTCAAATTAGGATTCCCCGACTGGAGACAGGATATATCCCGCCTGACCGCTCTGCGTGAGGCGGTCGGAGATGATTTTGAGATAATGGTCGACGTGAACCAGGGCTGGAACGTTAAGCTGGCCTTGGAGATCATCCCGGAGCTGCAGAGGCTTGGCATAAATTACCTGGAGGAGCCGCTGCACTGCCAGGACTATAAGGGCAGCGCGGAGCTCGTTCAGAGCACCTCGATGCGGATATGTTCGGGAGAATGCCTCTTCACCACTCGTGAGATCTTTGAACTGCTGCGTCTGCGGGGAGCGGATATAATTAACCTGGACCTTATGCGCTGCGGCGGCGTCACCGAGTTCATCGAGGTCTGCTCCCTGGCCGGAGCCTTCCGCGTGCCCGTTACGGCGCATGTGCTGATGGAGGTGAGCGCGCACATAATGGCGGCCTCCCCCACTGGCGGGCTGTTGGAATATATCCCCGATTGGTGGGCTGGCGCCTTTGAGCTGGCTCCCGTGGCTAAGGCGGGGGAACTTAAACTTTTGGACATTCCCGGATTGGGGATCAAATTAAATCACGACTACATCAACGCCTATAACTATCAGCGCTGA
- a CDS encoding aldolase/citrate lyase family protein: MSTVAERLRKCEKISAAWAQLTSNMSAEILAEAGFEVIVPDMEHAPYTLESLVSVLQAIKANDCFAMVRAPWNDAVLIKQILDCGAHGVHVPYVSTAEEAEYAVKCCKYPLRGIRGLASSQRATCYGMKKQEYFAAANRDIIVMTAIETPEGVENIDKIASVDGLDGIFIGPSDLSTSMGYFFNPKAPEVQEAIHKVECVVKEKGKFLATIAPNIDAAAALYDRGYSLVYFLSDGGAIANAAQAAVKRFKELYRNQ, encoded by the coding sequence ATGTCTACAGTGGCGGAACGTCTGCGTAAATGTGAAAAAATAAGCGCCGCATGGGCGCAGCTGACAAGCAATATGAGCGCGGAGATACTGGCGGAAGCCGGATTCGAGGTAATCGTCCCGGATATGGAACATGCGCCATACACACTGGAGAGCCTGGTCTCGGTGCTGCAGGCCATTAAGGCGAACGACTGCTTCGCGATGGTGCGGGCTCCCTGGAACGACGCCGTGCTGATAAAACAGATCCTTGACTGCGGCGCGCACGGCGTCCACGTACCCTATGTCTCCACCGCCGAAGAGGCGGAATACGCCGTCAAATGCTGCAAATACCCGCTGCGGGGGATACGCGGGCTGGCCAGCAGCCAGCGCGCGACCTGCTACGGAATGAAGAAGCAGGAATACTTCGCGGCCGCAAACAGAGACATTATTGTGATGACGGCGATTGAAACACCCGAGGGTGTGGAAAATATAGACAAAATAGCCTCCGTAGACGGCCTGGACGGAATCTTCATCGGTCCTTCGGACCTGTCGACCTCAATGGGATACTTCTTTAACCCGAAAGCCCCGGAAGTGCAGGAGGCCATCCATAAAGTTGAATGCGTCGTAAAGGAGAAGGGCAAATTCCTCGCCACTATCGCGCCGAATATCGACGCCGCGGCGGCCCTGTACGACAGGGGATATTCTCTGGTCTACTTCCTCTCCGACGGCGGCGCCATAGCAAACGCGGCGCAGGCCGCCGTCAAGCGATTTAAAGAATTATACCGAAATCAGTAA